One region of Desulfovibrio sp. JC022 genomic DNA includes:
- a CDS encoding (Fe-S)-binding protein — protein sequence MPVSKQLKKELQHTADECIDCGKCMTKCRFLAESGSPVSIALRALSSDEDADSVAIRSYACSTCGLCSAICPVAAEPDRMFKELRNHAQTNAIFRLDKYEPLLNYERLGQRFPFKGEFIPDNCTTVFFPGCTLPAMHPDATRITYKILKREDPAMGLILNCCSKPSKMLGRKSRHEEALAGLINRLERKGIKKILTACPNCHVTFKEFNSKLEIISIYKRLRFSKFIPVRPNLKEVTVHDPCVIRDETEMHKHVRTLLKSLGIRVVEMRHNRKKTLCCGEGGATHFYRKAYAKYWSRKRITEAQRTGVPMVTYCAGCVNFLGFKYPTAHVLDLLLVKRKRIPKPVVFPFNYLNRLIVRFSRR from the coding sequence ATGCCAGTATCAAAGCAATTAAAAAAAGAACTACAGCACACAGCTGACGAATGCATTGATTGCGGTAAATGTATGACGAAGTGCCGTTTTCTAGCAGAAAGCGGCTCACCCGTTTCAATTGCCCTGCGGGCACTTTCATCTGATGAAGATGCGGACAGCGTTGCGATTCGCTCATACGCCTGTTCCACCTGCGGACTATGTTCGGCTATCTGCCCGGTGGCAGCAGAACCGGACCGAATGTTCAAGGAACTGCGCAACCACGCCCAGACCAATGCCATTTTCCGCCTGGACAAATACGAACCGCTTCTCAACTATGAACGGCTCGGCCAACGCTTCCCGTTCAAGGGCGAATTTATTCCTGATAACTGCACAACCGTTTTTTTTCCGGGGTGCACCCTCCCGGCCATGCACCCGGACGCCACCAGAATCACCTATAAAATTCTTAAACGCGAAGATCCCGCTATGGGATTGATCCTGAACTGCTGCTCCAAACCATCCAAAATGCTGGGCCGTAAAAGCAGGCACGAAGAAGCTCTTGCCGGACTCATCAACAGATTGGAACGCAAAGGAATAAAAAAAATCCTGACAGCCTGCCCCAACTGCCACGTGACATTCAAGGAATTCAATTCCAAGCTGGAAATCATTTCTATATATAAAAGGCTGCGCTTTTCGAAGTTCATCCCGGTCAGGCCGAACTTAAAAGAGGTCACTGTTCATGACCCCTGTGTGATCCGTGATGAAACAGAAATGCACAAACATGTGCGCACCCTGCTTAAGTCTCTCGGAATCAGGGTTGTAGAAATGCGTCACAACCGTAAAAAAACCCTTTGCTGCGGCGAGGGCGGAGCAACTCATTTTTACAGAAAAGCCTACGCCAAATACTGGTCACGCAAAAGAATAACCGAAGCCCAGAGAACAGGGGTGCCCATGGTTACCTATTGCGCGGGATGCGTTAATTTTCTTGGCTTCAAGTATCCGACCGCCCATGTGCTGGACCTGCTGCTGGTTAAGCGCAAAAGAATACCGAAGCCTGTTGTTTTTCCTTTCAATTACCTCAACCGTTTAATCGTCAGATTCAGCAGGCGATGA
- a CDS encoding KH domain-containing protein, producing the protein MLKDLVEYIAKSLVDNPDEVVVTEIEGEQTSVIELKVAKEDLGKVIGKQGRTARAMRTLLGAASTKVRKRSVLEILE; encoded by the coding sequence ATGTTGAAGGATTTAGTAGAGTACATCGCGAAATCGCTTGTTGACAATCCGGATGAAGTAGTTGTCACCGAAATCGAAGGGGAGCAGACTTCCGTAATCGAACTCAAGGTCGCTAAAGAAGATCTTGGTAAGGTTATCGGCAAGCAGGGCCGCACCGCGCGTGCCATGAGAACCCTGCTCGGTGCTGCATCAACCAAGGTGAGAAAACGCTCTGTTCTGGAAATTCTGGAATAA
- the rpsP gene encoding 30S ribosomal protein S16, with product MAIKLRLTRMGSKKRPFYRIVAINSETRRDGRPLDFCGYYNPMVEPVEVKIDKEKVEKWLERGAEPSDTVKSLLKANS from the coding sequence ATGGCTATTAAACTCAGATTGACCCGTATGGGCTCCAAAAAGCGCCCTTTTTACAGAATCGTAGCAATTAACAGCGAAACCAGACGTGACGGTCGTCCTTTGGACTTCTGCGGTTATTACAACCCCATGGTTGAGCCTGTTGAAGTGAAAATTGACAAGGAAAAAGTAGAGAAGTGGCTTGAGAGAGGCGCAGAGCCTAGCGACACTGTTAAATCTCTCCTCAAAGCAAATTCCTAG
- the rimM gene encoding ribosome maturation factor RimM (Essential for efficient processing of 16S rRNA) has product MEMLVVAEVVKPHGLRGEVCIESHADSPFLFDEVPCLYLAKKGQKPRRFVVRSSRKHKGRMLITFKGIEGRDEAESLRGMEILVREADLPEVGDDEVYMHDLEGMSVELEDGTVVGTISDFILAPGQETWVISSSEGKEILFPAVEEFVLSVDLDAEKVVVAPPEGLLDIYLVESSQKDNGKKKK; this is encoded by the coding sequence ATGGAAATGCTCGTAGTCGCCGAGGTGGTCAAACCACATGGTCTCAGGGGGGAAGTTTGCATTGAATCTCATGCGGACTCCCCTTTTCTGTTCGACGAGGTTCCCTGTCTTTATCTGGCAAAGAAAGGACAGAAGCCCCGGCGTTTTGTTGTGCGCTCTTCACGAAAGCACAAAGGGCGCATGCTGATTACTTTTAAGGGTATTGAAGGTCGTGATGAGGCGGAAAGCCTGCGCGGCATGGAAATACTCGTGCGTGAAGCGGATCTTCCCGAAGTCGGGGATGATGAAGTCTACATGCACGATCTTGAAGGTATGAGCGTCGAGCTTGAAGACGGGACTGTGGTTGGCACCATTTCGGATTTTATTCTTGCCCCGGGGCAGGAAACTTGGGTGATTTCTTCTTCAGAGGGTAAGGAAATCCTTTTCCCTGCTGTGGAGGAATTTGTTTTGTCTGTTGATCTGGACGCGGAAAAAGTTGTTGTGGCTCCCCCTGAAGGGTTGCTCGACATCTATCTCGTCGAGAGCAGTCAGAAAGATAACGGGAAGAAAAAGAAATAG
- the ffh gene encoding signal recognition particle protein, with the protein MFDSLSDRLSEAFKNFKGQGRLDEKNIQAGMREVRLALLEADVNYKVVKDFVEKVKERALGQEVQKSLSPGQQVIKVVNEELTELLGGEQEGLQLTKGKLSKIMMVGLQGSGKTTSSAKIALYLRRKKFKPYLVPADVYRPAAIDQLHVLAKQLDMPAYPSTTEMNPVDICRDAMVKAEEAGCDVLLFDTAGRLHIDEPLMDELASIKEECTPDEILFVADAMTGQDAVNVASTFDDKLDVTGVVLTKMDGDARGGAALSIKSVTGKSVKFVGVGEKLSELELFYPDRAASRILGMGDVLSLIEKAQSVMDEGEAEKLTEKFRKAEFDLEDFRTQMRRMKKIGSMGSIMKMIPGLGGLTKQLGDMEIPDKELNRIEAIISSMTMEERRRPKLINPSRRQRIAKGSGVKLEEVNQMLKNFEQMSKMMKKMMGGKGGKGKMPKMPNLPGMPGLGGGAGMPGMPGMEGLEGMEGMEGMGGMAQPSKAKSKKTLQARKKKKLKKQARKKKKK; encoded by the coding sequence TTGTTCGACAGCCTATCAGATAGACTTTCCGAAGCCTTTAAGAATTTCAAGGGGCAGGGACGGCTGGATGAGAAAAACATCCAGGCCGGAATGCGTGAAGTGCGCCTTGCTCTTCTCGAAGCAGACGTTAACTACAAGGTCGTTAAAGATTTTGTGGAGAAGGTAAAGGAGCGTGCTCTCGGGCAGGAGGTCCAGAAATCACTTTCTCCCGGTCAGCAGGTAATCAAGGTCGTTAACGAGGAGCTTACCGAGCTGCTCGGTGGCGAACAGGAAGGGTTGCAGCTCACCAAGGGCAAACTTTCCAAGATCATGATGGTCGGCCTTCAGGGTTCCGGTAAGACCACTTCTTCAGCCAAGATAGCCTTATATCTGCGGCGCAAGAAGTTCAAACCCTACCTTGTCCCTGCCGACGTCTACCGTCCCGCTGCAATTGATCAGCTTCATGTGCTGGCCAAGCAGCTGGATATGCCGGCTTACCCGTCCACAACGGAAATGAACCCCGTGGACATCTGCCGTGACGCTATGGTCAAGGCGGAAGAAGCCGGATGTGATGTTCTGCTTTTCGATACAGCCGGACGACTGCATATTGACGAACCCCTGATGGATGAGCTTGCCTCCATCAAGGAAGAATGCACTCCGGATGAAATCCTTTTCGTGGCAGACGCAATGACAGGGCAGGACGCTGTCAATGTTGCTTCCACTTTTGACGACAAACTTGATGTTACCGGTGTAGTCCTTACCAAGATGGATGGTGATGCCCGAGGCGGTGCGGCGCTCTCCATCAAATCCGTCACCGGTAAGTCCGTTAAGTTTGTTGGTGTGGGTGAAAAGCTTTCTGAGCTTGAACTCTTCTACCCGGACAGGGCCGCTTCAAGAATTCTCGGTATGGGGGATGTACTTTCCCTGATCGAGAAAGCCCAGTCTGTGATGGATGAGGGAGAGGCTGAAAAGCTGACTGAAAAGTTTCGCAAGGCCGAATTCGACCTTGAGGATTTTCGCACCCAGATGCGCAGAATGAAGAAGATCGGTTCCATGGGTTCGATCATGAAAATGATCCCCGGACTCGGCGGGCTTACTAAACAGCTCGGCGATATGGAGATTCCGGATAAGGAACTGAACAGGATAGAAGCCATCATCTCGTCCATGACCATGGAAGAGCGCAGGCGGCCCAAGCTTATTAATCCCAGCCGTAGGCAGAGGATTGCAAAAGGGTCCGGCGTGAAGCTCGAAGAGGTCAATCAGATGCTCAAGAATTTTGAGCAGATGAGCAAGATGATGAAGAAAATGATGGGCGGCAAAGGCGGAAAGGGCAAAATGCCCAAGATGCCGAATCTGCCCGGAATGCCCGGACTTGGCGGCGGCGCAGGAATGCCGGGAATGCCCGGTATGGAAGGATTGGAAGGCATGGAAGGCATGGAAGGAATGGGCGGAATGGCCCAGCCTTCAAAGGCCAAAAGCAAAAAGACCCTTCAGGCCCGCAAAAAGAAAAAGCTTAAAAAGCAGGCTCGCAAGAAAAAGAAGAAATAG